A window of Nonomuraea angiospora genomic DNA:
CCCGCCTGGCGGCGCACGTCCGTGGCGGAGCGCCGTACCGAGTCGCAGTTGCGCAAGCTCGAACGCAACGGCTACCGCACGCTCCACGCCAGGGCGATCCCCAACAGCGAGGCCCAGATCGACCATCTCGTGGTGGGCCCGACCGGCGTGTACGCGGTCGACTCCGAGCAGTGGGACAAGCGGCTCCCGGTGCGGGTGCAGATGGGCAAGAAGCTCTTCCACGGCCCCTTCGACAAGAAGGCCCGCCTCACCGAGGCGAAGTGGGAGGCGTCGCAGGCCAGCGAGCTGATCACCAAGTCGTTCGGCCGCGAGGTCTCGGTCGTGCCCTCGCTCGCCATCTACGGCCCGGCCGTGCCGTGGAAGATCATGACCATCCGCGGCGTGGACGTCTACCAGGGCGACCGCGCCCGCAAGTGGATCACCAAGCGGGAGCGGGCCCTGACCGACGGCGAGATCGACCGGATCTTCGACATCGCCGCCC
This region includes:
- a CDS encoding nuclease-related domain-containing protein, producing MNDRPESEQTAAAKPSAPTSTYAPVERASMRSLLQQPRFVRLRNRALLGIVVAVVVGFLVGDWRLGVTAGVIAAVAEAVYRSRSHSSVPAWRRTSVAERRTESQLRKLERNGYRTLHARAIPNSEAQIDHLVVGPTGVYAVDSEQWDKRLPVRVQMGKKLFHGPFDKKARLTEAKWEASQASELITKSFGREVSVVPSLAIYGPAVPWKIMTIRGVDVYQGDRARKWITKRERALTDGEIDRIFDIAAQVLPARYGED